One genomic region from Apodemus sylvaticus chromosome 1, mApoSyl1.1, whole genome shotgun sequence encodes:
- the LOC127680120 gene encoding olfactory receptor 10A2-like has protein sequence MSFSTLPSEIQVMLFVAFLAIYLVTFLGNSLIILVTLADPMLQSPMYFFLRILSFMELGFNMVIVPKMLGTLIAQDTSISFLGCATQLYFFLSFGVAECFLLVTMAYDRYVAICSPLHYPVIMNQETCGRLAAASWFPGLIIATVSTTWLFSFPFCANNKVNHFFCDSPPVLRLVCADTARFEIYAIVGTILVVMIPCLLILCSYTLIAASILKIPSAKGKHKAFSTCSSHLVVVSLFYVSLSLTYSRPKSNNSPESKKVLSLSYTVVTPLLNPIIYSLRNNEMKNALSRTLHKALTLRKFIL, from the coding sequence ATGAGCTTCTCTACCCTGCCTTCTGAAATACAGGTCATGTTATTCGTGGCATTTCTAGCCATTTATTTAGTCACTTTTCTGGGAAACAGCCTCATCATTCTGGTGACTTTGGCTGACCCCATGCTGCAAAGCCCCATGTATTTCTTTCTCAGGATCTTATCCTTCATGGAGCTTGGATTCAACATGGTCATTGTACCCAAAATGTTGGGGACCCTGATTGCCCAGGACACAAGCATTTCCTTCCTTGGATGTGCCACTCAGTTGTATTTCTTCCTGTCCTTCGGAGTAGCTGAGTGCTTTCTCCTGGTTACAATGGcgtatgaccgctatgtggccatctgcagtCCCCTGCATTACCCAGTCATCATGAACCAAGAGACATGTGGCAGACTGGCTGCTGCCTCCTGGTTTCCAGGACTTATTATAGCCACAGTGTCTACAACATGGCTCTTCAGCTTTCCATTCTGTGCCAACAACAAGGTgaaccacttcttctgtgacagCCCCCCTGTGCTGAGGTTGGTCTGTGCAGACACAGCACGGTTTGAGATCTATGCCATTGTTGGGACCATTCTGGTCGTCATGATACCCTGCCTGCTGATTCTGTGTTCCTACACTCTCATTGCAGCTTCCATCCTCAAGATTCCATCAGCTAAAGGGAAGCACAAAGCCTTCTCCACCTGCTCCTCACATCTCGTTGTGGTCTCTCTTTTCTATGTGTCTTTAAGCCTCACTTACTCTAGGCCGAAATCAAATAATTCTCCTGAAAGCAAGAAAGTGTTATCATTGTCTTACACTGTTGTGACTCCTCTGCTGAACCCCATCATCTATAGCCTGAGAAATAATGAGATGAAGAATGCCCTCAGCAGGACCCTCCACAAGGCCCTGACCCTCAGAAAATTTATCCTGTAG